One genomic segment of Hordeum vulgare subsp. vulgare chromosome 2H, MorexV3_pseudomolecules_assembly, whole genome shotgun sequence includes these proteins:
- the LOC123429766 gene encoding scarecrow-like protein 32 — protein MMQFTHAAVTAPPLYPNGHHGLGLGLFLDVGAPRARPWPAAGSFPTLPPSSKISLGNLNSAGCMEQLLVHCANAIEANDATLTQQILWVLNNIAPADGDSNQRLTAAFLCALVARASRTGACKAVTAAVAAAVESAALHVHRFTAVELASFVDLTPWHRFGYMAANHAILEAVEGFAVVHVVDLSTTHCMQIPTLIDMLASRVEGPPILRLTVADVGCSGPPPALDMSYEELGAKLVNFARSRNVTMDFRMVPTSPADAFTSLVDQLRVQQLVSDGTEALVVNCHMLLHTVPDETAGSVSLTQSVSLRTMLLKSIRTLDPTLVVVAEEDAEFTAGDVVGRLRAAFNFLWIPYDAVDTFLPKGSQQRRWYEAEVGWKVENVLAQEGVDRVERQEDRARWGQRMSGAGFRSVAFGEETAGEIRTMLSEHAAGWGMKREDDDLMLTWKGHNVVFASAWAPS, from the coding sequence ATGATGCAGTTCACCCATGCTGCAGTGACTGCACCGCCTCTCTACCCTAATGGACACCACGGGCTAGGGCTAGGGCTCTTCCTTGACGTCGGCGCGCCGAGAGCACGCCCGTGGCCAGCTGCCGGGAGCTTCCCGACGCTgccgccctcctccaagatctcccTGGGGAACCTCAACAGCGCCGGCTGCATGGAGCAGCTGCTGGTGCACTGCGCCAACGCCATCGAGGCCAACGACGCCACGCTCACGCAGCAGATCCTCTGGGTGCTCAACAACATCGCCCCCGCCGACGGGGACTCCAACCAGCGGCTCACCGCCGCGTTCCTCTGCGCGCTCGTCGCGCGCGCTTCAAGGACGGGGGCGTGCAAGGCGGTGACCGCGGCCGTGGCCGCCGCGGTCGAGTCGGCCGCGCTCCACGTGCACCGCTTCACGGCCGTCGAGCTCGCCAGCTTCGTCGACCTCACGCCCTGGCACCGGTTCGGCTACATGGCCGCCAACCACGCCATCCTGGAGGCCGTGGAGGGCTTCGCCGTCGTTCACGTCGTCGACCTCAGCACGACGCACTGCATGCAGATCCCGACCCTCATCGACATGCTCGCCAGCCGCGTCGAGGGCCCCCCGATTCTCCGGCTCACCGTGGCCGATGTCGGGTGCAGCGGGCCACCGCCGGCGCTCGACATGTCCTACGAGGAGCTCGGTGCTAAGCTGGTCAACTTCGCGCGATCCCGCAACGTGACAATGGACTTCCGGATGGTACCCACCTCACCGGCCGACGCCTTCACTTCCTTAGTCGACCAGCTCCGGGTGCAGCAGCTGGTCTCGGACGGCACcgaggcgctcgtcgtcaactgcCACATGCTGCTGCACACCGTGCCGGACGAGACGGCCGGGTCCGTGAGCCTGACGCAGTCGGTCTCGCTCCGGACCATGCTCCTCAAGTCCATCCGAACCCTCGACCCAACGCTGGTGGTGGTGGCCGAAGAGGATGCCGAGTTCACGGCGGGGGACGTGGTGGGGAGGCTCCGGGCGGCGTTCAACTTCCTGTGGATCCCGTACGACGCCGTGGACACCTTCCTGCCCAAGGGGAGCCAGCAGCGGCGGTGGTACGAGGCGGAGGTCGGGTGGAAGGTGGAGAACGTGCTGGCGCAGGAAGGGGTGGACAGGGTGGAGCGGCAGGAGGACCGGGCGAGGTGGGGGCAAAGGATGAGCGGCGCGGGGTTCCGGTCGGTGGCGTTCGGCGAGGAGACGGCCGGGGAGATAAGGACAATGTTGAGTGAGCACGCGGCCGGGTGGGGGATGAAGCGGGAGGACGACGACCTCATGCTCACATGGAAGGGGCACAACGTTGTTTTCGCCTCGGCGTGGGCACCGTCGTGA